Proteins encoded within one genomic window of Methanosarcina barkeri str. Wiesmoor:
- a CDS encoding IS1634-like element ISMba11 family transposase, translated as MTLSPSSESTTHLGHYGLIAGVFDELEISDLIDTLLPKKSGHNISHSTVLKAMCINGLGFTERRLYLFPAFFENLPTERLLGEGVLPEHLNDDVFGRTLDKIQEYGATEIFNHIILQAMKHVPINPRFCHSDTTNFSVYGDYKNDDNGKTINITYGHPKDKRVDLLRFSISMVTDQKGIPLFVRALDGNSSDKKVLIKTIKEVTQNLNLDQRVYHIADSAFYTEDNVKEIGTNAFFISRVPATINESKELLMTDLILETCSDERYSCSAVKSCYGGVEQLWVVFCSEEMKKKEEKKFDEKILKELEAAEKSLKKLSNHEFACEADARMAAEQWLKENELYEFQKLEIKTKSHRLENKKGRPRKGEDVQTFYLIEAEIKHDQEKVQEKRAKLGRFILATNDLELTPDQLLKYYKEQGTVERGFRFLKDKSFRVSEVYLKKESRIEALAMVMVLCLLLYSIAEWKLRTRLEETKEAIRNQVKKKTQTPTMKWVFFQFRRITELEIEIEGKRIKKVLNLDEETIKVLRLMGEKYEKYYM; from the coding sequence ATGACTCTCTCTCCCAGCTCTGAATCCACAACTCATCTTGGTCATTATGGTCTTATTGCTGGCGTATTTGACGAACTTGAAATTTCAGATTTGATTGACACTCTTCTTCCTAAGAAAAGTGGCCATAACATTTCTCATTCTACTGTTCTTAAGGCAATGTGCATTAACGGTTTAGGATTTACTGAACGTCGTCTTTACCTATTTCCTGCTTTCTTTGAAAACTTGCCCACTGAAAGGTTACTGGGAGAAGGTGTTCTCCCAGAACACCTTAATGATGACGTTTTTGGCAGAACTCTGGACAAAATCCAGGAATATGGAGCAACCGAAATCTTCAATCATATAATTCTGCAAGCTATGAAACACGTTCCTATTAATCCTCGTTTTTGTCATTCAGATACTACAAATTTCAGTGTTTATGGTGACTATAAAAACGATGATAACGGCAAAACTATCAACATTACTTATGGTCATCCTAAAGATAAGAGAGTCGATTTACTTCGTTTTTCTATTTCTATGGTTACTGATCAGAAAGGAATTCCTCTGTTTGTGAGAGCGTTAGATGGTAACAGTTCCGATAAGAAAGTTCTCATCAAAACCATAAAGGAAGTAACACAGAACCTGAATCTTGATCAGAGAGTCTACCATATTGCAGACAGTGCATTTTATACTGAAGATAATGTCAAAGAGATAGGAACTAACGCTTTTTTCATCTCGAGAGTACCTGCAACCATCAATGAATCAAAGGAATTATTGATGACAGACTTAATTCTGGAAACATGCTCTGATGAACGTTATTCTTGTTCTGCTGTAAAATCCTGTTATGGTGGAGTAGAACAGTTATGGGTTGTATTCTGTTCAGAGGAAATGAAAAAGAAGGAAGAGAAGAAATTTGATGAAAAGATTCTCAAAGAGCTTGAAGCAGCAGAAAAGTCTCTTAAAAAGCTTTCTAATCATGAGTTTGCTTGTGAAGCAGACGCAAGAATGGCTGCTGAACAATGGTTGAAAGAGAATGAACTGTATGAATTCCAGAAACTTGAAATAAAAACTAAGTCACACAGACTTGAAAACAAGAAAGGAAGACCAAGGAAAGGTGAAGATGTACAGACTTTTTACCTGATAGAAGCAGAGATAAAACACGACCAGGAGAAAGTACAGGAAAAAAGAGCAAAGTTAGGAAGGTTCATTCTTGCAACCAATGATCTGGAGTTGACTCCAGATCAACTCCTAAAGTACTATAAAGAACAGGGAACAGTTGAAAGAGGGTTCAGGTTCCTTAAAGATAAGAGTTTCAGAGTGTCTGAGGTGTACCTGAAAAAAGAGTCCAGAATAGAAGCACTTGCAATGGTAATGGTTCTGTGTTTGTTATTGTATTCAATAGCTGAATGGAAACTGAGAACAAGATTGGAGGAAACAAAAGAAGCTATTAGAAACCAAGTAAAGAAGAAAACACAGACTCCAACAATGAAATGGGTATTCTTTCAGTTCAGGAGAATAACAGAGTTAGAGATCGAAATTGAGGGAAAGAGGATAAAGAAGGTATTAAATCTGGATGAAGAAACAATTAAAGTGCTGAGATTGATGGGAGAAAAATACGAAAAATATTATATGTGA
- a CDS encoding dihydrolipoyl dehydrogenase, with amino-acid sequence MENYDLIIIGTGSAMNYINPILDSNLKMRVAVIDKDEPGGICLTRGCIPSKILLYPAELIREIETASIFGIKLEIKDIDFLAIMERMRRKSGEDIEAIRKSLTDDPYLDYYHESAEFISPYTLKVGEKTLHSKMIFLCTGSKPAIPTIKGLEEAGYLTSDTVLKLTECPKKLAILGGSYIAAEYGNFFSAIGSRVTVIGRNSQFLPQEEPEISRLASMKMSEYMQIITNHEAIEVRKEDNGQKTVVARNKNSGKEVKVTVDEVLVATGRAPNTDILHPDRAGIKTDTHGWILVNEFLETSQPNIWAFGDANGKYLLKHVANYESGIVYLNAILKEKAKADYHAVPHAVFSYPEIAGVGMREQEAVEKYGEERILIGLKFFEDTAKGSAMEIRDYFVKVILDSEEEKILGAHIIGPHASVLIHQIIPLMYTESRSPEPIMRGMDIHPSLSEVVTRAFYSRLPPEHYHHFLKHIGLED; translated from the coding sequence GTGGAAAACTACGACCTTATTATAATAGGTACAGGTTCTGCAATGAACTACATAAATCCTATTCTTGATTCAAACCTGAAAATGAGAGTTGCCGTTATTGACAAAGATGAACCAGGCGGGATCTGTCTTACTAGAGGGTGTATTCCTTCAAAAATCCTGCTTTATCCTGCCGAACTCATCAGGGAAATTGAAACTGCATCCATTTTCGGAATTAAGCTTGAAATAAAGGACATCGATTTCCTTGCCATTATGGAAAGGATGCGCAGGAAAAGCGGAGAAGACATAGAGGCAATAAGGAAGAGTTTGACCGATGACCCGTATCTTGATTACTATCACGAAAGTGCAGAGTTTATCTCACCTTACACCCTGAAAGTAGGTGAAAAAACCCTCCACTCCAAAATGATCTTTCTCTGTACCGGCTCAAAACCTGCAATTCCTACCATTAAAGGCCTCGAAGAAGCAGGATACCTTACAAGTGATACGGTGCTTAAGCTCACGGAATGCCCAAAAAAGCTCGCCATCTTAGGAGGGAGTTACATTGCAGCCGAATACGGGAACTTTTTTTCAGCTATAGGCTCCCGGGTCACAGTTATAGGAAGAAATTCCCAGTTTCTTCCTCAGGAGGAACCCGAGATCTCCAGACTTGCCAGTATGAAGATGTCGGAGTACATGCAGATCATTACAAACCACGAAGCTATAGAGGTTCGAAAAGAAGACAACGGGCAGAAAACGGTTGTTGCAAGGAATAAAAATTCTGGAAAGGAGGTAAAAGTCACTGTAGACGAGGTCCTTGTGGCAACAGGAAGAGCTCCGAATACCGATATTCTCCACCCTGATAGAGCAGGGATCAAAACCGATACTCATGGCTGGATTCTGGTGAACGAGTTTCTTGAGACCTCACAGCCTAATATCTGGGCATTTGGGGACGCAAACGGAAAATACCTGCTAAAGCACGTAGCAAACTATGAGTCTGGAATAGTTTACCTTAATGCGATCCTGAAAGAAAAAGCAAAGGCAGACTATCATGCTGTACCCCATGCAGTATTTTCATATCCTGAAATTGCCGGAGTAGGCATGAGAGAGCAGGAAGCCGTAGAAAAGTATGGAGAGGAAAGAATCCTCATAGGCCTCAAATTCTTTGAAGATACTGCAAAAGGATCGGCTATGGAAATCAGAGATTATTTCGTAAAAGTGATTCTGGATTCGGAGGAAGAAAAGATTCTGGGGGCTCACATAATAGGCCCGCATGCTTCAGTCCTGATCCATCAGATAATTCCTCTCATGTATACAGAGTCAAGAAGTCCTGAACCAATAATGCGGGGTATGGATATTCACCCGTCTCTTAGTGAGGTTGTAACCAGAGCCTTTTATTCTCGATTGCCACCTGAACATTATCATCATTTTCTTAAACATATCGGGCTTGAGGACTGA